In Streptomyces nojiriensis, one genomic interval encodes:
- a CDS encoding DUF5999 family protein: protein MCQHQPACPSAESADREAARPVANHPEQGWSLLCNGVLLFEDTGELLPDGQIIAPHRPLAAA, encoded by the coding sequence ATGTGCCAGCACCAGCCAGCCTGCCCGTCAGCCGAATCCGCCGACCGGGAGGCCGCGCGCCCGGTGGCCAACCACCCGGAGCAGGGCTGGAGCCTGCTGTGCAATGGCGTCCTGCTCTTCGAGGACACCGGTGAACTGCTGCCGGACGGCCAGATCATCGCCCCGCACCGCCCGCTCGCGGCGGCCTGA